From Cetobacterium ceti:
TTCCCATTTTCCATTTCTTCTATTCCATTAAAATTTTCAAACTTTCTTTTTAATAACTTTCTTCTAACGTTATCCATATGACTATATGCTCTATTTTTATTTTCTATTTTTCCTATTAAAATTATTATGTTATTCAAACTTCCTAAATATGATAAAAATATTAATCCCATAAGGGTAATCACTATAATTCCTTCTATTAAAATAAACCCTTTTTTCATAAAAAATAGTCTCTAAAAAAATAAAATAACCATGAACTTACAATTATAGATGGCCCAAAGGGTATCATTTTATCTTTATTATATTTTTTCAAAAGAAGAAGAAAATATAATAAAGAAGTTATTGTTAAGCAATTAAAATATAATATTAATTCTCCTAATCCCTTATAAGTTAATAATATCCCAAAGAAAAATAGTAATTTAATATCTCCAAATCCTAAACACTCTTTTCCGTAAAAATCACTTATATATCCATATATAAATAAAAATGGAAGTATATAAACACTCCCACCTAAAACACCCTCTTCAAATGATATATCTAATTTTTTATTATATAAAAAACTAAGGATGGTTAAAAATAATAATACTCTATTTGACATCTCATATTTTCTATAATCCATAATTCCTAAATAAATTGAACCCACTAATAAACATAAAATATATATTTTATATTCCATTCCATGGTTCTCCATTTAAATTTTTAAAATTACTTTTAAATTTTATTTCTCCCAATTCATCTACAACTAAATTCAATTTTCCTCCATAAATAGTCTCATTATTTTGATTTATTTTTCCTCCTATATCTATATTTATTATTCCATTTTCAATTATTATTTTTGAATGGATCGCTTCTGGCAAATATTCTCTTAATAATTGTAATTTCTCCTCTGTAAAATCTCCTACCTGTAAAGAATTATTTTTTTCTAAAAAAAACATACTATTTGCAGTCCGCAGAGCAGTTAATATATTTATAGCTCGTAAATCTTTAGAAATTCCTATTTGTTTTTGTGCTTTAGGTACAATAAATCCAGACAATATTCCCACAATAGCTAAAACTACAATTATCTCTACCATTGTAAAACCTTTATTTTTCAATACCTACCTCCCTTATAAACTCAAACTATCTCCTAAAAAGAAAAAAGGTAAATACAGTCCTATTATAAAAAAACTTAAAAATATTCCTACTCCTACAATAAGAAGGGGCTCTCCTATTTTCAATAATAAATTTAATTTTTCTTGCAATTTATTCTCTCGCATTTGTCCTATTAAAAGAAAAGTCTTTGAGAGCTCTCCTGTTTCCTCACTTATTTTTATAAGAGCTAATTCTTCTAAAGTGAAAATTTTTATTTCTTCACAAATATTTCCTAAGGTGTCTCCCATTTTTATTCTTAAAATCATTTTTTCTATAATTTCTTTTTCTTGATCTCTTTCAAAGATTTCTTTTAGAAAATTCAAAGCTGTTATAAGACTTAATCCTCCTACTAAAAGATTTCCTAATACTATAGCAAAATATGTTCCTATCCCTTCTTGAAAAACTTTTTTAAGAAAAGATATTTTAAATATAACATTTCTAATTTTTTTATTCTTTAGTCCATATATAAATAAAAATATAAACAAAAAAATTATATAAAAATATTTTTTTAAAATCTCTAAAATTATTATTATAATTCTTGTTATTATTGGTAATTTTGCTTCGCTAGTAGAGTATATTTCTAATATTTTAGGAGCTATAAATATACTCATTCCAATTAAAATAAAGAAAGAAAAAATTATAGTGATCAAAGGGTATGCCATTATTCCATAAAATTTCATTTTATATTTACTCTCTCGTTCTTGCATAGTGTCTATAATTTTAAATGCTTTTCCTATATTCCCTGTAACTTCTCCAACCTCTAAAAAAACTATATAAATTTTTTTTATTTTTGTATATTTTTTTAAAATTTCACTTAAACTATATCCCATTTCTATATTATCTATTAATTTTTCTACCATCTTTTTAACTTTTGCATCTTTTAATAATTTTAAATTTGTTTTTAAAGCGTTTTTTAAAGTAATTCCTCCCTCTAATAAGCTCCCCATAGTTTTTATAAAAAGTTTTAATTTATTTGGAGAAATTTTTTTTAAGTTTTCATTGTCCAATTTAATTTTTAAAATTATCTTATATTTATTTTTAAGTTCTTTTTTTGCATCTTCTAAAGATACTTCTAATATTTCGCCCTTTAATATTTTTCCTGATTCATTCATGCAACTATAAATATATTTATTTAACATTGGCATTCCTTAAATATTTCATTTAAAGTTGTTTCCCCATTTTTTACTTTTTCCATTCCTCTTTCGTATAAATTTTTAAATTTTATATCAACTAATTTTTCTCTTATGTACTTTAGATTTCCTTCATCTAAAATATATTCTCTCAAAGAATCTGTAAATTCTAAGGTTTCTTCTATTGCTATTCGCCCTTTATAACCATCTTTATATTTTTTCTTTACCAATCTTTGACTTTGAATTAAGCTAATTCCATTTATTAATAAAAACATATCTATTCCTAAATCTTTTAGTCTTTCCAATGCGGAGACACAATTTTTTGTATGTAATGTAGTTAAAACTAAATGTCCTGTTAAAGCTGATCTTAAGGCAATTTCTCCTGTTTCCTTATCTCGAATTTCCCCTATAAATATCACATCTGGATCTTGTCTTAAAAAGCCTCGAAGAAGCTTTTGATAATCTAAACCTATCTCCATTTTACACTGACTTTGAGAAATACCTTCAATTTCATATTCCACAGGGTCTTCAATTGTTAAAATATTTTTATCTCCATTATTTAAATAATTTAATATACTATATAAAGTTGTTGTTTTTCCTGATCCTGTTGGCCCAGTTATTATAATTAACCCATTTTTTTTATTTATGCACCTATATATTTTTTCATAGGTTTCCCTAGAAAATCCCAAATTATCCAAATTAAATTTTTTATTTTGATTTAATATTCTTATAACACATCTTTCTCCTCTGAGAAAAGGTACTGTAGAAACTCTAAAATCAACTAATTGTATATCTATTATTCCTTTAAATCGTCCATCTTGAGGAAATCTCTTTTCTCCTATATCTAGTTCTGTTAAAA
This genomic window contains:
- a CDS encoding prepilin peptidase, with product MEYKIYILCLLVGSIYLGIMDYRKYEMSNRVLLFLTILSFLYNKKLDISFEEGVLGGSVYILPFLFIYGYISDFYGKECLGFGDIKLLFFFGILLTYKGLGELILYFNCLTITSLLYFLLLLKKYNKDKMIPFGPSIIVSSWLFYFFRDYFL
- a CDS encoding type II secretion system protein, with amino-acid sequence MKNKGFTMVEIIVVLAIVGILSGFIVPKAQKQIGISKDLRAINILTALRTANSMFFLEKNNSLQVGDFTEEKLQLLREYLPEAIHSKIIIENGIINIDIGGKINQNNETIYGGKLNLVVDELGEIKFKSNFKNLNGEPWNGI
- a CDS encoding type II secretion system F family protein, with the protein product MLNKYIYSCMNESGKILKGEILEVSLEDAKKELKNKYKIILKIKLDNENLKKISPNKLKLFIKTMGSLLEGGITLKNALKTNLKLLKDAKVKKMVEKLIDNIEMGYSLSEILKKYTKIKKIYIVFLEVGEVTGNIGKAFKIIDTMQERESKYKMKFYGIMAYPLITIIFSFFILIGMSIFIAPKILEIYSTSEAKLPIITRIIIIILEILKKYFYIIFLFIFLFIYGLKNKKIRNVIFKISFLKKVFQEGIGTYFAIVLGNLLVGGLSLITALNFLKEIFERDQEKEIIEKMILRIKMGDTLGNICEEIKIFTLEELALIKISEETGELSKTFLLIGQMRENKLQEKLNLLLKIGEPLLIVGVGIFLSFFIIGLYLPFFFLGDSLSL
- a CDS encoding GspE/PulE family protein — its product is MIRNSFFEKEVADISKKSTSKVEELFNNLINYGYENEISDIHIEPYLEDYRIRMRKDGELTEYQRIPKTLALALIGRIKVLTELDIGEKRFPQDGRFKGIIDIQLVDFRVSTVPFLRGERCVIRILNQNKKFNLDNLGFSRETYEKIYRCINKKNGLIIITGPTGSGKTTTLYSILNYLNNGDKNILTIEDPVEYEIEGISQSQCKMEIGLDYQKLLRGFLRQDPDVIFIGEIRDKETGEIALRSALTGHLVLTTLHTKNCVSALERLKDLGIDMFLLINGISLIQSQRLVKKKYKDGYKGRIAIEETLEFTDSLREYILDEGNLKYIREKLVDIKFKNLYERGMEKVKNGETTLNEIFKECQC